GCATCGACGACGTGGTGCCGCCGGGTGCCCTCACGCAGTACGACGTCATTCGAATCCTCCCGTTCGGAGGGGTCACCGTGCGCGCCGACCTCACCGGGCGGCTGCTCAAGCAGGTGCTCACCATCGGGAGGCAGAGCGCGGGGAGCGGCGGCTACCTGCACGCATCTGGTGCCAGCTTCGATGGCGGCGGCGTGCTGCAGGTGAACGGCGCGCCGGTGACCGACGAGCGCTGGTACCGGGTCGTCCTCACCGACTTCCTGCTCAGCGGGAACGAGTCGCGCCTGGGCTTCCTCACGCGCACCAACCCGGAAGTGAAGGTGATTCGGGACATGCGTGACATCCGCCTCTCGTTCATCGATCAGCTACGCCGGATGTGACCGCCGGCCACTTCGGCGAGGCTCGTCGGCGCGGTGGCCGTCGCGCGCCACGAATTGAGATAAGCGCTGCGTTGGGAAGGAGTTGCCGAGCGCTCCGGTGTCGGCGTCTCGCGGGTTGACCCAGCGTGGGAGGCTGTCTACTTTTCGCCCCCTGATCCCGAGTAGCTCAGGTGGTAGAGCGGGTGACTGTTAATCACCATGTCGGGGGTTCGAGTCCCTCCTCGGGAGCTGGCGAAAGCTCACGACAAGGCCCGTCGCGGAAGCGGCGGGCTTTGTCGTTCGAGCGACATCCCGGGGCAACTCGGGTAGAGGAGTGATCCGACCGCTCTCGCAGCGCCCACGTTTGTACTTCGCTGCCCGCCGCGCCTCTCGCGGCAGTGTGCTGGGGCGCGAACCTACCGGCTGCCGATTCTCCGCGCGCGTATGCTCTCGGATCCGCTCGTGAACAGCGTGTCGTGCAGGACGACGGGAGCGCCGTAGTATCGATTGGAGTCGCTCGCGCTGGAACCGGAAGGCGGATCGCGTCGGATGATAGCGCCCCGCGTCAGATCGTACTCCACAAGAACGCCGCCATGATTGACGGCGACGGAGGTGCTTCCCACCGCGGGCGGATCGAGGGGACTTCCCCGCTGTGACGCACGCCAGATCTCATGTCCGTCGACCGGCGAGAGCGCTTGAATGATGCCCAGATCGGACGTCGCGAGAAGCATGCCTGAGCCTGCAGCGGAGTAACGTCGATCGTCGAAGGGACCGGTCCCGGGACCGGAGGGATCTCCTGGCGGCGAATGCACCCGTGGAGCTGTCCACCGTATCGCTCCCGAGCCAGCGTCGTGTGCGAATACGCGACCGTCGTCCTGTGCTTCGACGATCAGGTCTCCCGAGCGGGCCACGCGCGAGTAGCACTTGGAACTCTGTCCAGGTAGTTCCGGCGAGTACTGATGGCGCCACACAATCTGGCCGGTTGCTGCGCGCAGCGCGAAGAGTTCACCGGTCTCGACCTTCGTGCCGAATGTGTTGCCGCAGACGAAGAGCAACATGTCAATGAGCGTCGGACCGAACGCCGCGAGGGTAGTATCGCCTCGTTGCAATCGTGCGCTCCAAAGCTCGCGCCCGCTTCTCGCGTCCAACCGCCGGACAATGCCTTCGCCACCTGCAACGAAGAAGGTGCTCCCATCCGTCGCGATGGTTCTTGTGCCTTCGTTCCCCGGCGTCGAAAGCTGCCACAGCGGCGTTCCGTCGTTGGCGTCCACAGCGAAGACGTCCACGTCACCCACGGCGGCGACACCGCCGGCGAGAGCGACGTTCTCGCCAAACGGCGCACCATCTCCATAGCGCCTCTTCCATCGCAGCCGTCCGGTATGCGCGTCGAGCGCAGCGAGTTCTCGCTGACCCGTCGTGACATAGAGGACGCCAGCAGCGGAGTCCAGCCCCGGCGTGACGTTGCTTCCGCGGAGACTGACCACCCACCCCCACTTGCCGTGACCCGACGATGGAACGGATGGACGGCCAGCGTCGCACGCACTGACTGCGAGCGAGGTTGCGACGAACCAGCGGAGGACACGCAAGAGGTCAGTGCGGGTCATATGATAGGGGCGGAGTAGGGTCGCACGTGGCGACCCTACCCGGTCCATGGTTCACGCCTGACACGGCGACGTACTGCATCGCACTGTAACCAACTTCGAGGCGGAGGTACTGCCACCCGCCGAATCCATGATCACCACCTGCAAGGTATAGGACGCAGCCGCGCCCCACGTGAAGCTACTGCTCGATCCAGTCTGCTTCGACACGCCGTTCACCTTCCACGCGTACGTGTAGGGCGTTCGTCCGCCGTTGCTCCCGACGACTCAGCTCAGCGCCCGGACAACGCGGTCCGCTCGATGCGCAACCGCACAAGTG
This genomic stretch from Gemmatimonadaceae bacterium harbors:
- a CDS encoding PQQ-binding-like beta-propeller repeat protein, which encodes MTRTDLLRVLRWFVATSLAVSACDAGRPSVPSSGHGKWGWVVSLRGSNVTPGLDSAAGVLYVTTGQRELAALDAHTGRLRWKRRYGDGAPFGENVALAGGVAAVGDVDVFAVDANDGTPLWQLSTPGNEGTRTIATDGSTFFVAGGEGIVRRLDARSGRELWSARLQRGDTTLAAFGPTLIDMLLFVCGNTFGTKVETGELFALRAATGQIVWRHQYSPELPGQSSKCYSRVARSGDLIVEAQDDGRVFAHDAGSGAIRWTAPRVHSPPGDPSGPGTGPFDDRRYSAAGSGMLLATSDLGIIQALSPVDGHEIWRASQRGSPLDPPAVGSTSVAVNHGGVLVEYDLTRGAIIRRDPPSGSSASDSNRYYGAPVVLHDTLFTSGSESIRARRIGSR